In the genome of Magnolia sinica isolate HGM2019 chromosome 2, MsV1, whole genome shotgun sequence, one region contains:
- the LOC131225971 gene encoding malonyl-coenzyme A:anthocyanin 3-O-glucoside-6''-O-malonyltransferase-like: MKSGHTVKVLELCNVSPPAGFVRETIFPLTLFDVSWVQAPPVQRLFFYEFPNKPDEDTTTHFLNSFLSNLKHSLSLTLHLFYPLAGNLTQSPETGDHEIRYVDGDSITLTIAESDADIHLLVQNHPRDIAEFYPLLPELHPSSLMALQVTIFPNTGISIGSSLHHVAADGRSSTHFIKSWSSICRTGDDSLITSHPSYDRTVLADRDWLKRLFLKQMTEFQFEHMQVADSRANRSNMLLATFALSRSEIERLRKRVMDRVAETRNPFHCSAFVLTCAYVLVCLVKARGDDADDKTVHFVFSVDCRARWDPPIPATYFGNCVSGCFAEAKGRDLGSGDGLFVAAEAIGRGIQRLEGGVLEGAETWFPRICSMMGQRVISVAASPKFRVYDTDFGWGKPKKTEVISIEKTDAIYVGDSRDEEGGIEIGLVMPEPEMSVFASLFEADLKARQ; the protein is encoded by the coding sequence ATGAAGTCAGGCCACACCGTGAAGGTGCTCGAGCTTTGTAACGTCTCTCCTCCTGCCGGCTTCGTGCGAGAAACCATCTTCCCTCTCACCCTCTTCGACGTCAGCTGGGTGCAGGCTCCTCCCGTCCAACGCCTTTTCTTCTACGAATTCCCCAATAAACCTGATGAAGATACCACCACCCACTTCCTAAATTCCTTCCTTTCCAACTTGaaacactctctctccctcaccctccATCTCTTCTATCCTCTCGCCGGGAATCTGACACAGTCACCTGAAACCGGCGATCACGAGATCCGCTATGTCGACGGAGACTCGATCACGCTAACCATCGCCGAGTCCGATGCCGACATCCACCTACTCGTACAAAACCATCCAAGAGACATTGCAGAATTCTATCCTCTTTTACCTGAGTTGCACCCATCTTCTCTAATGGCCTTGCAAGTCACCATCTTCCCAAACACTGGCATCTCCATAGGAAGCTCCCTGCATCATGTGGCAGCCGATGGCCGTAGCTCGACCCATTTCATAAAATCTTGGTCGTCCATTTGCAGAACCGGAGATGACTCTCTGATAACATCTCACCCATCCTACGACAGGACAGTGTTAGCCGATCGTGATTGGCTCAAGCGACTCTTCTTGAAGCAGATGACGGAATTCCAGTTCGAGCACATGCAAGTAGCAGACAGCAGAGCGAATCGTTCCAACATGCTTCTAGCGACCTTTGCTCTTAGCCGATCAGAAATCGAGAGACTCAGGAAGCGAGTCATGGACCGAGTCGCGGAGACTCGGAATCCCTTCCATTGCTCAGCGTTCGTGCTAACGTGCGCGTACGTGTTGGTTTGCCTGGTGAAAGCACGAGGTGACGATGCGGACGACAAGACCGTCCACTTCGTCTTTTCAGTGGACTGCCGGGCTCGGTGGGACCCGCCTATACCCGCCACGTATTTCGGGAACTGTGTCAGCGGGTGCTTCGCCGAGGCGAAGGGGAGAGATTTGGGAAGCGGAGACGGGCTATTTGTAGCGGCGGAGGCGATTGGGAGAGGAATTCAGAGGTTAGAGGGTGGGGTTTTAGAAGGCGCCGAGACGTGGTTTCCTAGAATCTGTTCCATGATGGGGCAGCGAGTGATATCGGTTGCTGCGTCGCCGAAATTTCGGGTATACGATACGGATTTCGGGTGGGGAAAGCCGAAGAAGACTGAGGTGATATCGATTGAGAAAACCGATGCCATTTATGTAGGGGATAGCAGAGATGAAGAAGGCGGGATTGAGATTGGTTTGGTTATGCCCGAACCCGAAATGAGTGTGTTTGCATCTCTGTTTGAGGCAGATCTGAAAGCAAGACAGTAG